In Helianthus annuus cultivar XRQ/B chromosome 9, HanXRQr2.0-SUNRISE, whole genome shotgun sequence, the following are encoded in one genomic region:
- the LOC110875177 gene encoding uncharacterized protein DDB_G0290685-like, which yields MHAVNEEDADGDDVENEDEDEDGVGNVDEHADNDDDEVDDDDDAGFDHDDHYDYAGLHPEVQNTMHINYGDENDENENEENEDEEALIQRIVVDDIESRDMMFEVSTSGNHALIRALTQYEDSVADEEQQNNETEEAMADKLDGNKSKFVNENAKEVEDQREEGKNEGEVQKEVQGEKGVEPGGENEEEKGEEMAGKQNAIEVETIDENDDEVEKEGEGEGEGEGDMAGEQNAKPLTPTPTPINDNDHHEDQRDTEGGDENTIFLDEDINEKDIEKWDCDFKTLEYHISIYNGGK from the exons ATGCATGCTGTTAATGAAGAAGATGCTGATGGTGATGATGTtgagaatgaagatgaagatgaagatggtgTTGGCAATGTTGATGAGCATgctgataatgatgatgatgaggttgatgatgatgatgatgctggtTTTGATCATGATGATCATTATGATTATGCTGGACTACACCCTGAGGTGCAAAATACCATGCACATTAATTATGGGGATGAGAATGATGAAAATGAGAATGAAGAGAATGAGGATGAAGAGGCTTTGATTCAAAGGATTGTGGTTGACGATATAGAAAGTCGGGACATGATGTTTGAGGTTTCTACATCGGGGAACCATGCTCTGATCAGAGCACTAACACAATATGAAGACAGTGTTGCTGATGAAGAACAACAAAACAATGAAACTGAGGAG GCAATGGCTGATAAATTGGATGGG AACAAGTCAAAATTTGTTAATGAAAACGCCAAGGAAGTGGAAGATCAGAGAGAAGAAGGTAAAAATGAAGGTGAGGTTCAAAAAGAAGTTCAAGGTGAAAAGGGAGTGGAACCAGGAggtgaaaatgaagaagaaaagggGGAGGAGATGGCTGGAAAACAAAACGCTATAGAAGTGGAAACAATTGATGAAAACGACGATGAAGTTGAAAAGGAAGGAGAAGGGGAAGGAGAAGGGGAAGGGGATATGGCTGGAGAACAAAATGCCAAACCCTTAACTCCTACACCAACCCCCATAAATGATAATGATCATCATGAAGATCAAAGGGACACTGAGGGTGGTGATGAGAATACTATATTTTTAGATGAAGATATAAATGAAAAGGATATTGAAAAATGGGATTGTGATTTCAAGACACTTGAATATCACATTTCCATATATAATGGGGGAAAATAA
- the LOC110877054 gene encoding probable caffeoyl-CoA O-methyltransferase At4g26220 isoform X1 translates to MAQNGLLQSDELYKYILETNVYPQEPEPLKEIRALTASHQLFFMGTSPDAGQMIEMLLKLTGAKKTLELGVYTGYSLLLTALTIPEDGKIVAIDVNREYYEIGRPVIEKAGVEHKIDFIESEGIPALDKLLENPENKGGFDYVYVDADKINYLNYHEKVVKLLKVNGIIVYDNTLWYGSVAKSEDLVPEVLKQGRTSVLQFNKALATDPRVKISMAPLGDGITICRRVY, encoded by the exons ATGGCACAAAATGGCTTGTTGCAAAGCGATGAGCTATACAAG TACATCCTGGAGACTAATGTCTACCCTCAGGAACCCGAACCGTTGAAGGAGATCAGAGCGCTTACCGCTTCACATCAGTT GTTTTTTATGGGTACTTCACCAGATGCTGGCCAGATGATTGAGATGTTGTTGAAGCTCACCGGTGCGAAAAAGACCTTAGAGCTCGGGGTTTATACGGGTTACTCGTTGCTACTAACCGCGCTTACGATTCCTGAAGATGGCAAG ATTGTTGCGATAGATGTAAATCGGGAATATTATGAAATCGGTAGGCCGGTTATAGAAAAAGCTGGTGTCGAGCACAAGATCGACTTCATCGAATCAGAGGGTATTCCAGCTCTTGATAAACTACttgaaaat CCTGAAAACAAAGGAGGCTTCGACTATGTATATGTTGATGCGGACAAAATAAACTATCTTAACTATCACGAGAAAGTGGTGAAACTATTGAAGGTGAACGGGATCATTGTGTATGACAACACTCTCTGGTATGGATCTGTTGCCAAGTCCGAGGATTTGGTTCCTGAAGTTCTAAAACAAGGGCGAACTAGTGTTTTACAGTTTAACAAAGCACTTGCAACGGACCCTCGTGTGAAGATCTCTATGGCTCCCTTAGGTGATGGCATCACCATTTGTCGGCGTGTCTATTAG
- the LOC110877054 gene encoding probable caffeoyl-CoA O-methyltransferase At4g26220 isoform X2 gives MAQNGLLQSDELYKYILETNVYPQEPEPLKEIRALTASHQLFFMGTSPDAGQMIEMLLKLTGAKKTLELGVYTGYSLLLTALTIPEDGKPENKGGFDYVYVDADKINYLNYHEKVVKLLKVNGIIVYDNTLWYGSVAKSEDLVPEVLKQGRTSVLQFNKALATDPRVKISMAPLGDGITICRRVY, from the exons ATGGCACAAAATGGCTTGTTGCAAAGCGATGAGCTATACAAG TACATCCTGGAGACTAATGTCTACCCTCAGGAACCCGAACCGTTGAAGGAGATCAGAGCGCTTACCGCTTCACATCAGTT GTTTTTTATGGGTACTTCACCAGATGCTGGCCAGATGATTGAGATGTTGTTGAAGCTCACCGGTGCGAAAAAGACCTTAGAGCTCGGGGTTTATACGGGTTACTCGTTGCTACTAACCGCGCTTACGATTCCTGAAGATGGCAAG CCTGAAAACAAAGGAGGCTTCGACTATGTATATGTTGATGCGGACAAAATAAACTATCTTAACTATCACGAGAAAGTGGTGAAACTATTGAAGGTGAACGGGATCATTGTGTATGACAACACTCTCTGGTATGGATCTGTTGCCAAGTCCGAGGATTTGGTTCCTGAAGTTCTAAAACAAGGGCGAACTAGTGTTTTACAGTTTAACAAAGCACTTGCAACGGACCCTCGTGTGAAGATCTCTATGGCTCCCTTAGGTGATGGCATCACCATTTGTCGGCGTGTCTATTAG